A single genomic interval of Tursiops truncatus isolate mTurTru1 chromosome 16, mTurTru1.mat.Y, whole genome shotgun sequence harbors:
- the LOC141276653 gene encoding anthrax toxin receptor 1-like: protein MQAGLRKANEQISRVFYNNKKATSLVYALTAGPLLPSTLRNAKNEVSRLRNMKTKVYCLGVKDYQRDQLIQIVEGKTHMYDVPKSSDEEGFIVSLVGNSCKEVMGEKTFYACVRGTCWNHCSRLNGVCACVE from the exons ATGCAGGCAGGATTGAGAAAG GCAAATGAGCAGATTTCGAGAGTTTTCTACAATA ACAAGAAAGCTACCAGCCTAGTCTATGCTCTGACCGCTGGACCACTGCTGCCATCGACATTACGGAATGCTAAGAATGAA GTCAGCAGGCTTCGGAATATGAAGACCAAGGTTTACTGCCTGGGTGTAAAAGACTATCAGAGAGACCAG CTGATTCAGATTGTAGAAGGAAAGACCCACATGTATGATGTGCCCAAATCCAGTGATGAGGAAGGCTTTATTGTATCG CTCGTGGGAAATTCCTGTAAGGAAGTTATGGGTGAGAAAACATTCTATGCCTGTGTAAGAGGTACGTGCTGGAATCACTGTTCTAGACTGAATGGCGTTTGTGCATGTGTGGAGTGA